The following DNA comes from Quercus robur chromosome 1, dhQueRobu3.1, whole genome shotgun sequence.
taaaCAAAACTCTCAGCTGGAAGAGGGGGAAAAGAACTGGAATACAAAAAACTCATAGCCTTATaaagaaacacacaaaaaaacacatacagACATACATAGATACGGAGCCTTCAAAGGTGCTTActtgcacacacacacagaaaatAGACATACAGGACAGGGCCTTTGAAGCATTTTATATctgaattaatttttaaaatttgcacCTGTAGCTTCAGTGACCAAGTCCATCTAGGGGCAGCAAAgttcaatataataaaaattaaatctgCATGGCTACTATCACTCCTGTCTCCTCTTATCAACATCATCCATGACAACAACTTATTAGTATATGCTGCCTTCAGCCAACAGGCTGGCTATCTCCTGAGCATCTTTGGGTAATACTTCTACATAAAGATTTCCATCTCTAGTTAGATGCACAACTTGAAACACAACAGCAGTTGTGAACTTCCATGAAACCTCAGATGAAATAAGAATAACAAACATGTTTGAATGACAAGTTCTTTCGCTTATCGGAAAAACAGGGAGTCGAGGACCTTAATGATACATTTCAAACAATAGCTTCTCTTAAACTAGGACAAATAACATTGATTACACGATACAAGAGAACCGAAGCAAAGTTGACTGAAGATGCAGAACAAGGCTCCTGATTATTtaagattcattaaattatcatttaatAAGACCCCCAccataaataatattttgactCATATTAGTAAACATGCAAAATAGTATTGCTTCACACTAAATACAATCTTCCAAGTAAGTGGCTGCAATTATATTTAGTGCTTAAATGACTCAATCTGCATATCGAAATGACTCAGCAAGTACAAATAGATACATTTCTCATCAATCAAATAAGAAACTGGTTTCAGTTGAATACCTGTGATATGATGTAATCTGCTTGTTGTTTCGCATAGTAACTCTCTGACGGGTGAAGTTTTCCAATTACAGGTAGTAGTTCTACATCTGACAAGTATCTGTGAAAGAAAATTCCAATACAAGTAAATAATAGAATATATCATTCAAAGAACATTATTTATATGAGAAATATATCTTTGATCAATACCCATCACCATCTTTGTCAAGCTgagcaaacaatttttttgctGGGCCCTCCATTGAATCATCAAATTGATGTGAAGAATTGTGACCTTCTTCATCATAGTTCCTCACCATGTCAAAAAGCCCatgaaaaaattctttaaagTTAACCTTCCCGTCTTTGTCAGTGTCTCTTTCCCTAAGGAGGCAAAAGTGCAAAGTGACCAATTAGACAAGGAAAAGCAATGACATTACAACGAAATCAAAGCCCCATTAGAGATGACATTGAAGAAACAAAGGGTGAAACATTGTAGTAcgataataaaattaaaagagtcATTAATCAAACCAAGGCAAAAGAATTGACTGTGTAATTGTGTATCAAGTAGTTAACTCATCAAATGTAGTTATAAGACTTTGAATAAAATTGGTTACCACTAGATTCATGCACATGTACCCAGAACTTAAAGGAAAGGTCCCTGACCACCAAAGAATTcccatcttttttttattttttataagtatcaAAGAATTCCCATCTTATATACCTATATGGTTAAAATCAGAATTCATAGGTAATTAGCTTCATATGAAACAAAATGAGTTCAGAgcgaagaaaataaaaattttcaaccaagTTAGTCagaatttttagattttataactcatatgaatatttattaaaaagagaACACAAGTTAGTTAAAGTGTTTACATGAAAGTTTAATGTGAGTGAGAATCAGGTGTCAAGTCCCTtataagaataaaaacataaagtATACTATCAATTCATGCATCAACAATGCATCTTGAATGATGCATTAAGTGGCCTGTTTTTATACTGAAAATGATACAAGAATTCAAGAAAATCTAGTGatcaaattcaataaataataaaaatgttagaatATGCTGCCAGAAAGGGAGAATATAGACTGGGAGGAACAGATTAGCGCTGACTAATTGAATTGGCAACCTAGAGCCTTTCACCATAAGAAAATCATTCCATGCCCTTGGGGAACGATCTCAATAAGTAGGTAAAAACATTTGTAACTAAGTTCCCAATGGCAACAATGACACAACTACAAACCGGACTGAAAAATGAATTTATCCAATGCATGTATGGATTAAAAGGATGCAATAATTTATAACTGGCAGAGAAGGGAACTTAATGAAACTCAAGTTACCTTAGCTCCTCCTTGCACAACCACTGAAGTAGCTTTGGATTTTTAGTATCAGCTGGGTGCAGAAAGCTAGAGAATGAACAAGGGAAAAGTTGAGGAAAAGCATTAGCTGCAATTGAAAGACCAATTAAAGAAGCTTTTTGCAATAAAAGAAACTTTCTAAACAAAGTAGAAGCTCACTCGTTAAACTCAGTTATATTCAGAAGACCATCTCCGTCTGCATCTGATGCATTAAAATGCTCCTCTTTCCACCAACCCATATCATAGCCAAAAGAAGTATTATCTGGTAAATGAAATAGAAATTAGTAGCCAAGACAAACTCATATAGAAATGAGGTCCTGATGGTCTATGAGAAAACATAAGATATGGCCCCTAAAAAGAACAAACTGGTGACAACATTTCATTGTAGATGACCCAAACAGTAGTACGATGGTCACAGCCACATCCTATATACGGTAAGTTAAACTAACTAAAGAGAGACTCTACATGATCAAGTGGAGTAAAGAGGAATCCTAAAAATTGGATCTTGCTTATACTAAAATCTTGAATCAATTTATAACGTTTGTACCACAACATAGACGAGTAACTATCACAGTAAACCCGTTAATGAACTAACTGAGACATAATTAAGATGCCTAGTTATCTAatttaggaaataaaattaagacaaaaatTAAGAAGTCTAATAAATGCTTCATAAAGTCAAGTCAATTCATAGTCTCATGAACCGTTAAACATATTATAACTACATCAATTGAGCTCTTCTacaacaagaaagaagaagtaaaagcgTAATCCAcatattcaccaaaaaaaacaagACACACGGCTTTCTCCAAGAAAACATGAATTCACTTGATTACAATGAGATTAAGAAACAAATAACAGTGAAATTAGAACAGAAATGCATCATGTGTCGCTAACTATCCAATGTTCAcaccattttaaaaaatgactaCATAGACTAAAATTGAGCATTCCCATTCCCATTGACATAGCACCCatcaaaaattccaaaaagaaaaactgatCCAAAATCTACCATTACTCAAACACACATAAGACAAAAGAAACAGACCTGCATTTAGAACCCAACTGGGGGGCTCATACTCAGCAAAAGAGACAAACCCATCTTTGTTCTTATCATGCACATCCATTTCCCTCTGTGTCCTATGCATCACTTCCCTCTCAGCTTGCTGCAAGTTCCACTGAGTCAACTCGTGCTCAGTCACAAACCCATCAGCCGGGTCCGCATCAATCCTCGGAAACAACACGACCAACCTATCGGTCACATTAAACCTCTCCTCGTCATTCAAGTAATCCTCGGCGTCCGCGAAGTCCTCCCACTCGGGCTGTGACTCAGCTCCGGGAGCCGAGTCCGATTCATGTTGAACCAACTCGGGGTGAGCGTGTTCCATGTACTGCCTCTCCCAGTGACGGTCCTCGCGGCGGAGCTCGAGGTCAGCGACAATGGGGTCGAACGGCACGGGGTCATGAGGGGGACGCACTTGGTGAGAGAAGGTGAAGTTTGATCGGAGCTTTAGGCGGCGGTGACGGTGGTTTGAGGGTTTACTCGGAGAGTAAGAGATAAGAAAGAGAATAAGCACTGCTACGGTTATGTATATCAAAATCGAAACTTTGcccattgtatttttttttttttttttacaatatatagtGTTATATGTTTACAATGCAATGAAAACTTCAAATGGGTGTGTTCAAAATTGAAGATTTTGGGTGATTTTGGAAATGGGAATTGGAGATTTTGGGTGTGGCGTTGACAATGCAATCTAAGATTGCAAATGGGTATTGTTCAAAATTGAAGATTTGGGTGATTTTGCAAGGGATCTAGCACtggttttagagagagagagagagagagagagagagagagttgaagaaATTGGAGTGAAAGGTGAAGAAGTGTTAAGGTGAATGTGGTGGTTTTTAGTTGTTTGTGAATTTGTGATGTGATGTGGTGTCGTGTAGATGTAAAATTGTAGATCTGCTGGACAAACCAGTTCATGGGTTTTACCCGTTGTTTGTCTGTTGTCGATGTTGTTGTGCGTGtgtgtctttctctctctctctactttctAAATAACTCCGTATTAATTAACACACAATTTGCTGTTCGATTGCATGTGCTAGCTTTTTATTTAGTACTCTAGAAATGTTATAAtaccatatatttttcttttctaaattgAGGGTTTTTGGAGATAggatagagatttttttttttactttttaaaaaaattttataattagatAGTTAGGAAAATGAGATTTGAATCTTGAGGTTCCAATTGAACTAGACACGCTTTAAGGCTCTTTATGaataaattacaagaaaaaatgttGTCAATGGATAAGAGCGATGGAATACCAGAGAAGACAGGACcgtacaaagaaaaaaaatggtatcgAGCAagactttattttttggttaagcAAGAAATTAATCATTATTCAAAACTAAGTCGTGAAATCAATGTATCTCATTTAATGGATTCAGTACTTAACTACTTCAACCAATTTAGGAGCTATTTggtatattattttaaacacatgtttttagttttaaaacaatattatatatattttaacacatttttttatctacacgtattttcaaaaaaaattgaaaattattgtttaaatacacgtaccaaacagacccttaatttTCATTATTCTTGAGTCAATAATTACTTTTTAAGAATTAGAATTATTAAACAACTCAAAGAACACCACCATAAATTGAGCTTTTCAAAGGGGAATAGCAGCTCATGTCCTCTAGAGCTTATGAAATTctagtgtaaaaaaaaattaataaaaaaatgttgtgctCATGCTTGTGAGAAATTATTGAGTATGTAGCGTATAGCGTAGTAAGAGTAATGGTAAAAGCCATacatataaaattaaagatattACATAATATACGAATATGTAAAAGGTTGGGTTGGTTTGAGattagtgattaaaaaaaataccaaactGAAATCAAACCAACCAACATCTCTTACAAGAATCTCAAACTAAGCAACCCATTAACTTGTTAAAAATTAATCCATTATCTTTAGTTAGGATTGGGTTGGTCAGGTTGTCGGGTTTGATTTACACCCCTAATTTCACtgtttttttaagagaatattgatgagaaaataaaaagaatcattATCCATGTCATTTCATGTCCTCtctttccaaaaaaacaaaactctcaAGCAATCACAATTTTCTTTCAATTCAATCCTCTCATATATACTATagatctgtttggataccgcttattttactgaaaactgaaaatactgtagcgaaataatttttaaatatgtgaatagtactgtaAGACacagttttaaagttttttttttaataaagtactTATGGGTCCCGTGAATAGTATACAAAACTCACAGGAAAAACATAATTCTACATTTGAAAACGTGAAatgctcttctcaaaaaaaaaaaaaaaaaaaaaaaaaaaaaaaaacaacaacaacgtgAAACACAAACTCAAGTCCTTTTCAACACTATCCAAACGGATACTAtaacaaaaaagagaagaaagtaGAGAGATAAGTGATCCATACTCAACTAGTATTGCAAACTTCCTTGCCatgcatggaaaaattttgcataaatttataatataatttttatgccTGTTTTAaactgaaataaataaaatttatttataaataggCTTCTTACCTTCATTGTTTATACTAACTAAAAAATCGGTAATCATGAAAAACCATAAATGTTGGCCTAAAGAGGATTCATATGCTAAGCATTAactgtttcaactttcaaatgtTAACAAGTTTTACTGacataaaaatgtaattttaccCTTCATAACTTTACGCTTGGTTCTTCTCATAATTTATTCAAATTACATgcatttaaaaaggaaaaaaaaaaagaaaaaagaaaagaaaagttaaagatCATACAATGTGAGAGCCGTAGGCCCGTAGCTCACTCTAAGAGCCCTCCATGGGCCATTGTATCACAAAATGacaaagacaaaagaaacaGGCCCATAGAAGGAGCTCCAAACCCAACTTTCTCTGCATTAACACGAATGAAAATTGTAATGAAAGtaaaacccaacccaccattAATTCCCTCACACATTCCAAACCCAAATAAACACATGCTGCCAAAGCCCCTTGCCCCATGGCTATTTAACATACTACCTTCTCTTCTTTTGATCCAATCAACTCAGTCTTTCGGAAGGTTTGACTtttttctcaaaactcaaaagttttgTCAGTCTTCTTCTCTTCTCACTGCTTTCTTCTGTAATAATCCAGTTTCATTTACACCCCATATTTAATGTTAGATTTTTGCTGATAAATTAGTTTTGCCCATTCAACCGCTAacaccttttatttttgtatcaggttttcttattttcatcGGATTGTGATTGTAAGTGTTTAAGAAAATTCTTTCCAAATGCTGAAGATAGAAGATAGAAAGAAGGTGAATACTGAATATGGTAGAAGAAAAAGagtaattataataataataataataaaggagaTGCTAATGAGTGTCCTTAGGGCATtagttaacaatctattttaagaaaattttaacgttatttttatgggaaatgaaaaaaactatcaaaatattaattttttttaactggattattaaccaatacCCTAAAAGCACTTGTTAGCCTgaccctaataataataataagcctGCAAAGGAAGAGTGAAACACAttacgagtgcccttagggcattagttaacaatctattttaagaaaattttaatgttacttttatgggaaataaaaaaaaaaaaaaaaaactatcaaaatattaatttttttaactggattattaaccaatacCCCCAGAGCACTTATTAGCCTgacccaaataataataataagcttGCAAAGGAAGAGTGAAACACATTTTTCACTTGActtcttgattttcataaaTGTTCTTAAATGTAtgtacaaaattaagaaattcaaTACCACACGTGACACAAAAttccaattttgaattttattggaTTTTCACTTAATTATGActttaaatatatgtataaattttgGGATTTAGAGGCTCAAATTGTAGAGAAGCCTAGAGTGCCCCCATGAGGTATATATTATCTTGTCTACTACATATCGAGTACTAATAGAAATAGTATGCTACATgaagtatattattattatccagCACATTGCACATCCAGTCTATTATAATATTTCATCCTAATAAGGCTTGGTACACCTCCAACTCCCGCCAtatttattacaacaaaaaaaattgttgcaataaatcatagcaacaatatattttgttgttgtacAGCACCGAGATCCCAAGACCCATATGGGTCCTGGGCCCAGGCCCAATGGAACGGCCCCATTACCCTAAGCcattcttgaaactgccttcatgtaaaaacaagttttgggtttCGAATCTTGAGAAGTGTTCGGCATAAGTTTTCCCGAACAAACATATGAACCATGTCCGGAAAAATCATGAAATGCTCGGGGAACAGCATTACCGAGCACAATCGACTAAGCTGGAACtaagttccaaggccataattgttgcatcccactctcacctaaacacccacttaaaatagataatattggaccttcaatagcactagcggtggctgtaatcataatctccccactaaccttagctataaataaTAGAAGTTTGGGAAGAGgagggggttcagaaaaaaggagaaaaaacagtcaaggaggaagagaggatgaatattgctttgagtctctctgccgagaacgacccaaagtaggaaatcttgAAGCCCactctacaaataaattgtgagcccaagtgagttcAATCCCAACAGTCTCATCTCTGGTTCCCACAGttgtagtaaatttttttaataataatatatattttttattgcaataaatttattgcaacatgaagtatattattattatccagCACATTGTACATCCAGTCTATTATAATATTTCATCCTAATAGGGCTTAGTACACCTCCAACTCCTGCCAtatttattacaacaaaaaaattgttgcaataaatcatagcaacaatatattttgttgtagtaaatttttttaatattaatatatattttttattgcaataaatttattgcaacaaaaattattgttgcGGTAACCTACTgcaataaaacaattttttgtaataagTTTCCAAAGTAACTCCAGACATacttattacaacaaaaatattgttgtGACAATTTATGGCACCAAtatattttgttgcaataatttttttttaataataataaaaatattttattacaataaatttattgcaacaaaaattattattgttaaggGAGAGGTAAGTTCAAACCTAAGGGGTAGAGAGCATTTCATTCCAATAGGGATTGACACACCTTTAACGCTTCAATATTTAGTTATGGACACTAAAAGTGATGTTGGTTGGGTACAATGCCAACCATGTGTCCAATGTTACCACCACTCCCAACCTATATTTGACCCAACTCATTCTTCATCTTATACGGAGATAGCTTGTAACTCAGTAGTCTATAACCTACTTCAAAAGAAGGATTGTCAAGTGGGTCATTGTTTATTTGAGGTCACTTATGGTGATGGGTACTGCAGCAAAGGCAACCTTGCTTTTGAAAATTTGGCATTTAGGGAAGTTTTGATTAGGAAGTTTGCATTTGGGTGTGCACATATCGAGATGGTCAACTTTGTTGGAAAAACCAGGATAATGGATCTTGTGCTTTGGCAATTGGTATCGTCAGGTTCAGAGATCACTTCGCTCTTCAACCACTCCAAGTACATAGGGTGCATCAAGTGACTTTTGAAGTTGTTTGTGGCTGTCATCTTTTTGACATTCCTCCCACACCTCGTTCAAGAAAATTGGTTTTTGACCCCCATAGTCTTCATTTGTGTAGTCCATGGGGAAGATGGGTTGGGACTGATCCCTCCCGAACTGGTACAAGACGCGATAAGCAGGGTAGAAAGTGTTGCAACGTAAGCCTTTCACAACAACGCACCCCTTCTTGAGGAAAGATTGGTTCATTgcaatattgtaaaataattgatatcaagttattgcaatgatagCTTCGTTGCAATGAAATATcaactcaaaatttttgt
Coding sequences within:
- the LOC126714860 gene encoding uncharacterized protein LOC126714860, yielding MGKVSILIYITVAVLILFLISYSPSKPSNHRHRRLKLRSNFTFSHQVRPPHDPVPFDPIVADLELRREDRHWERQYMEHAHPELVQHESDSAPGAESQPEWEDFADAEDYLNDEERFNVTDRLVVLFPRIDADPADGFVTEHELTQWNLQQAEREVMHRTQREMDVHDKNKDGFVSFAEYEPPSWVLNADNTSFGYDMGWWKEEHFNASDADGDGLLNITEFNDFLHPADTKNPKLLQWLCKEELRERDTDKDGKVNFKEFFHGLFDMVRNYDEEGHNSSHQFDDSMEGPAKKLFAQLDKDGDGYLSDVELLPVIGKLHPSESYYAKQQADYIISQADADKDGRLTLAEMIDNPYVFYSAIFNDDEDEDDYEYHDEFR